One Salvia splendens isolate huo1 chromosome 12, SspV2, whole genome shotgun sequence genomic window carries:
- the LOC121757528 gene encoding uncharacterized protein LOC121757528, which produces MVEKFLEKFYPPSKAIKRQHEIIAFQMNPAENIREAWARFKALMKRCPNHGLTPTVQVITFFKGCVPEAQRELNLSSSGNFLKKGVNEAMEVIEELASNDEGWSNERSKVHRVASTTDHNPMSALSDKLDALTMKFDCMIMGKPSQEPQGSMEDVNYVNQGGNNRYYNNPRPNFHGGGYNQYGNTGHPNLSYENHNNALQPPPGFTVTDGVVNDSKKMTTEDILKSFMLQSNKLMEQNNQRMEKVEKDVQSIVTHLKFVDTQLSQIAQAVSMNHKPGQFPGQPNENSKGCMAIHLRNGKTYEGPSLSETTKDAILEPKPAVAEKLKGKITEQRDIGGTSGVKVPLPEALKQKTKKDEQFARFLDIFRKVHVNIPLIKALQQMPKYGKFLKEAIAQKTSWGQVDTINLTENCSALLQRKLPAKLKDPGSFTVDCLIGGYKVENALCDLGASINLMPLSVFKQMNIGTLKPTSATLQMADRSVVYPKGIVEDLLIKVGEFIFPIDFMVLDMEEDKEVPLLLGRPFLATAEANINVKKGELTIFMGKESQTFSHKPRSMDGRTEECKVVRLKHQVTTEEGGSSAVRKVKQKDFYELHMEMMASIDSEPITWIDADHSRPSPVHAVITTEPPRIGGAYPERA; this is translated from the exons ATGGTAGAGAAGTTTTTAGAAAAGTTTTATCCCCCCAGTAAGGCGATTAAGAGGCAACATGAGATCATTGCCTTTCAGATGAACCCTGCGGAGAATATCAGAGAAGCATGGGCGAGATTCAAAGCCTTGATGAAGCGATGTCCCAACCATGGGTTAACCCCGACAGTTCAagtcattacattttttaaggGATGCGTGCCTGAAGCACAACGGGAGTTGAACTTGAGCTCAAGCGGTAATTTTCTCAAGAAAGGAGTGAATGAAGCCATGGAAGTGATTGAGGAGCTCGCATCTAATGACGAAGGATGGAGCAACGAAAGGAGTAAGGTGCATAGAGTGGCTTCTACTACAGATCATAATCCTATGAGTGCCCTATCCGACAAGTTGGATGCGTTGACCATGAAATTTGATTGCATGATAATGGGGAAACCTTCTCAAGAGCCCCAAGGAAGTATGGAGGACGTGAACTATGTGAATCAAGGGGGCAACAACAGGTACTACAATAATCCACGCCCTAACTTTCATGGTGGAGGATATAATCAGTACGGGAACACGGGGCATCCCAATCTCTCTTATGAGAACCACAATAATGCTCTGCAACCACCCCCAGGGTTCACAGTTACTGATGGAGTGGTTAATGATTCGAAGAAGATGACCACGGAAGACATACTCAAGTCTTTCATGCTACAGTCCAACAAGCTCATGGAGCAGAACAATCAAAGGATGGAGAAAGTTGAGAAAGATGTGCAAAGTATAGTCACCCATCTGAAGTTCGTAGACACACAGCTGAGCCAGATTGCTCAGGCTGTGAGTATGAACCACAAGCCTGGGCAGTTCCCAGGCCAGCCAAATGAGAATTCGAAAGGATGTATGGCCATCCATCTGAGGAATGGCAAGACGTATGAAGGCCCATCTCTGTCTGAGACCACGAAGGACGCTATTCTTGAGCCTAAGCCTGCCGTGGCAGAGAAACTGAAGGGCAAGATAACTGAACAAAGAGACATTGGAGGCACTTCTGGAGTGAAGGTGCCCTTACCTGAAGCACTGAAGCAGAAGACAAAGAAGGATGAGCAGTTTGCTCGATTCCTAGATATATTCAGGAAGGTGCACGTGAACATCCCACTGATTAAGGCACTACAGCAGATGCCGAAGTATGGGAAGTTTTTGAAGGAGGCGATAGCCCAAAAGACCAGTTGGGGGCAGGTAGACACTATTAATCTAACTGAAAATTGCAGTGCTCTGCTGCAAAGGAAACTGCCGGCCAAGCTGAAGGATCCTGGAAGTTTCACTGTCGACTGCCTCATTGGGGGCTATAAGGTGGAGAATGCTCTTTGCGATCTAGGCGCGAGCATTAATCTAATGCCACTATCGGTGTTCAAGCAAATGAACATTGGTACTTTGAAGCCCACCTCAGCCACACTACAGATGGCAGACAGATCTGTCGTGTATCCAAAGGGCATCGTGGAAGACCTACTGATTAAGGTCGGGGAATTTATTTTTCCCATCGACTTTATGGTCTTGGACATGGAAGAAGACAAGGAAGTCCCCCTACTGCTAGGACGTCCCTTCCTTGCCACTGCTGAGGCAAATATAAACGTGAAAAAGGGAGAGTTGACAATCTTCATGGGAAAAGAAAGTCAAACGTTTTCCCACAAACCGAGAAGCATGGATGGAAGAACTGAGGAGTGCAAGGTGGTGCGTCTGAAGCACCAAGTGACTACTGAAGAAGGAGGATCAAGTGCAGTCAGAAAAGTGAAGCAGAAGGACTTTTATGAGCTTCACATGGAGATGATGGCTTCCATTGACTCGGAGCCAATAACATGGATCGATGCAGACCATAGTCGCCCTTCACCGGTGCACGCGGTGATCACTACTGAACCCCCTAGGATAGGGG GAGCCTATCCCGAGAGAGCCTGA